In Eublepharis macularius isolate TG4126 chromosome 4, MPM_Emac_v1.0, whole genome shotgun sequence, the following are encoded in one genomic region:
- the LOC129327710 gene encoding zinc finger protein 345-like, with product MQENYETLISLEEMAISLPRITALAESHRRGLASGFPLSKPDLLSWMDRGEDLWVPELQESEGREMLKEASPGDDLRRKNEGNHPRQEAPSKTDLRAKSSLEGNPVEGESQPVQRLGTSTTEGKQQQMKPLTQVVSISKPLLPPGKPQGSERGHQCAECGKSFSQKSNLLRHQRLHLDERPHKCDGCEKSFLEAEALARHRKCHVGDKPYKCEDCGKSFSWTSHLERHRRIHTGEKPYECKECGKAFSVGSHLERHRRIHTGEKPYQCKECGKSFTVSSTLVQHQRTHTNDKPYQCEDCGKGFNISTNLVAHQRKHLGQKPYECPDCGKSFSFTSHLERHQRIHTGERPYQCTDCGKSFSRSSHLYRHQRIHTGEKPRQCVDCGKNFYLSAATLHQLQTSPNGGRDPTKCAECSRKLRAAPEPPPPPSPPVCCEKPYKCPDCGKGFGQSSSLVKHQRIHTGERPYQCPECGKKFSWCSALIKHKRIHTGEKPYRCEECGKAFSVSSHLERHQRVHSPDRPHKCAECGKTYGELVSLTKHQKSHAAESKRYRCPDCGKSFSWTSHLERHRRIHTGEKPYECGDCGKSFSVSSHLDRHRRIHTGEKPYRCNECGKSFSVSSTLLQHQRTHSSGKPHKCKECGKRFVASAQLLTHQRTHRGEKPYECTVCGKSFGFVSHLERHRRVHTGEKPYQCPDCGKCFSRSSHRNRHQRTHSADRPLKGGPRGGTQGEKGLSSSSAKLPKDPLPTLPEPPLSLLPPWWSEGDRNSNTPLASTWPEVPTPFQGPISNTAPTGGLREWGMKGFLPPDPWRLGESSSGWASILTQEGWPQPPSTS from the coding sequence GTGATGATCTGAGGAGAAAGAATGAGGGAAATCATCCTCGGCAAGAGGCTCCCAGCAAGACAGATCTAAGAGCAAAGAGCTCCCTGGAAGGGAATCCGGTTGAGGGAGAGAGCCAGCCAGTACAAAGACTGGGAACCTCAACAACTGAAGGGAAACAGCAGCAGATGAAACCACTCACTCAGGTAGTGAGTATCTCCAAACCCCTGTTGCCCCCCGGGAAACCACAAGGGAGCGAAAGAGGACACCAATGTGctgaatgtgggaaaagcttcagccagAAGTCCAACCTTCTGAGGCACCAGAGGCTTCATTTGGACGAGAGGCCCCACAAATGCGATGGATGTGAGAAAAGCTTCTTAGAAGCCGAGGCTCTAGCCAGACACCGCAAGTGCCATGTGGGTGACAAGCCTTACAAGTGTGaggactgtgggaaaagcttcagctggACCTCCCACCTAGAAAGACACCGGAGGATCCACACAGGCGAGAAACCCTATGAGTGCAAGGAGTGCGGGAAAGCATTTAGTGTTGGGTCACACCTGGAGAGGCACCGGAggatccatacaggggagaagccatatcagTGCaaagagtgtgggaagagcttcactgTCAGCTCCACCCTGGTCCAGCACCAGAGGACCCACACCAACGACAAACCCTATCAATGTGAGGATTGCGGGAAGGGTTTCAACATCAGCACTAATCTTGTGGCCCACCAGAGGAAACATCTGGGCCAGAAGCCGTATGAGTGCCCtgactgtgggaagagcttcagcttCACTTCCCACCTGGAGAGACACCAGAGAATCCATACAGGAGAGAGGCCTTATCAGTGCACGGATTGTGGGAAGAGTTTCAGCCGCAGCTCCCACCTCTACAGgcaccagagaatccacacaggagaaaagcCACGCCAGTGTGTAGACTGTGGGAAGAACTTCTACCTCAGTGCAGCTACCCTTCACCAACTCCAGACTTCTCCAAATGGGGGCAGGGACCCCACAAAATGTGCAGAATGTAGCCGTAAACTCAGGGCTGCTCCAGAgcccccacctccaccctccccaccggTTTGTTGTGAGAAACCTTATAAGTGCCCTGATTGCGGGAAAGGTTTTGGTCAGAGTTCGTCATTGGTTAAacaccagagaatccacacaggagaaagGCCTTATCAGTGCCCAGAGTGTGGGAAAAAATTCAGCTGGTGCTCAGCTCTTATCAAACACAAAAGGatccacacaggagaaaagcCGTACCGGTGCGAAGAGTGTGGCAAAGCCTTCAGTGTCAGTTCCCATCTGGAGAGGCACCAGCGTGTGCACTCCCCTGACAGGCCCCACAAGTGTGCTGAATGTGGGAAAACCTATGGAGAATTGGTGTCATTGACAAAGCACCAGAAATCCCATGCAGCTGAGAGCAAGCGCTATCGGTGCCCtgattgtgggaaaagcttcagctggACTTCCCACTTGGAAAGGCACCGGAGGATCCACACCGGGGAAAAGCCGTATGAGTGCGGAGActgcggaaaaagcttcagtgtTAGCTCCCACCTTGACAGGCACCGgagaatccacactggggagaagcctTACCGCTGCAacgaatgtgggaaaagcttcagtgtcAGCTccactctcctccagcaccagagAACTCACTCTAGTGGGAAGCCTCATAAATGCAAGGAGTGCGGGAAACGGTTTGTGGCCAGTGCTCAGCTGCTCACACACCAGCGGACCCACCGGGGTGAGAAGCCCTATGAGTGCACTGTCTGTGGCAAGAGTTTTGGCTTTGTCTCCCACCTGGAGAGACACCGGCGGGTCCACACAGGTGAAAAACCTTATCAGTGCCCTGattgtgggaaatgcttcagtcGCAGCTCCCACCGGAATCGCCACCAGCGCACTCACTCAGCTGACCGGCCCTTGAAGGGAGGGCCACGAGGAGGAACTCAAGGGGAGAAAGGCCTCTCTTCCTCCAGTGCTAAGCTGCCTAAGGACCCTCTGCCCACTCTTCCTGAACCCCCATTGTCTCTCTTGCCACCCTGGTGGAGCGAGGGGGACAGGAACAGCAACACTCCATTAGCTTCCACTTGGCCTGAGGTCCCAACTCCCTTTCAAGGACCCATCTCCAACACTGCCCCAACTGGGGGGCTGCGAGAGTGGGGCATGAAGGGATTCTTGCCTCCAGATCCATGGAGATTGGGGGAAAGCAGCTCTGGCTGGGCATCTATTCTAACCCAGGAGGGCTGGCCACAGCCTCCCTCCACATCTTGA